Proteins from one Corvus cornix cornix isolate S_Up_H32 chromosome 19, ASM73873v5, whole genome shotgun sequence genomic window:
- the TADA2A gene encoding transcriptional adapter 2-alpha isoform X2, translating to MERLASFGNDPFDKPPCRGCSSYLTEPYVKCAECGPPPFLLCLQCFTRGFEYKKHQSDHTYEIMTSDFPVLDPNWTAQEEMSLLEAVMDCGFGNWQDVANQMCTKSKEECEKHYMKHFINNPLFASTLLNLKQAEEAQHNETAIPFQSADDPPRPTFDSLLSRDMAGYMPARADFVEEFDNYAEWDLRDIDFVEDDSDILHALKIAVVDIYHSRLKERQRRKKIIRDHGLINLRKFQILERRYPKEVQDLYETMRRFARILGPVEHDKFIESHALEFELRREIKRLQEYRAAGITNFCSARTYDHLKKSRDEERLKRTMLSEVLQYIQDSSACQQWLSRQADIDSGLTPTVPVPSTTGRRSAPPLNLTGLPGTEKLNEKEKELCQMVRLVPGAYLEYKAALVNECNKQGGLRLAQARALIKIDVNKTRKIYDFLIREGYITKA from the exons atggagcGCCTGGCCTCCTTCGGTA aTGACCCCTTTGATAAGCCCCCGTGCCGAGGCTGCTCCTCGTACCTGACGGAGCCCTACGTGAAGTGTGCGGAGTGTGGGCCCCCtcccttcctgctgtgcctgcag TGTTTCACCCGAGGATTTGAATACAAGAAACATCAAAGTGATCATACTTATGAGATAATG acatCTGATTTCCCTGTCCTGGATCCCAACTGGACAGCTCAGGAGGAAATGTCTCTCCTGGAAGCTGTGATGGACTGTGGATTTGGGAACTG GCAGGACGTGGCCAACCAGATGTGCACCAAGTCCAAGGAGGAGTGTGAGAAGCACTACATGAAACACTTCATCAACAACCCCCTGTTTGCATCCACCCTGCTGAACCtgaagcaggcagaggaggctCAGCACAACGAGACTGCCATTCCTTTCCAGT ctgctgatgATCCCCCACGGCCCACCTTTGATTCCTTGCTCTCCAGGGACATGGCTGGGTACATGCCAGCCAGAGCTGACTTCGTTGAG GAGTTTGACAACTATGCTGAGTGGGATTTGAGAGATATTGATTTTGTAGAAGATGATTCAGACATTTTGCATG ctctgAAGATTGCAGTTGTAGATATCTACCATTCCAGGttaaaggaaagacagagaCGGAAAAA aatTATAAGAGATCATGGCCTGATCAACCTCAGAAAATTTCAGA TTCTGGAAAGGCGCTACCCCAAGGAGGTGCAGGACCTGTACGAGACCATGAGAAGGTTTGCCCGGATCCTGGGGCCCGTGGAGCACGACAAGTTCATCGAGAGCCACGCGC TGGAATTTGAGCTGCGCAGGGAAATAAAGAGACTCCAGGAatacagagcagcaggaatcaCCAATTTCTGCA GTGCCCGGACCTATGACCACCTGAAGAAGAGCCGGGACGAGGAGCGGCTGAAGCGCACGATGCTCTCGGAGGTGCTGCAGTACATCCAGGACAGCAGCGCCTGCCAGCAGTGGCTCAGCCGCCAGGCAGACAT tgatTCTGGCCTGACTCCCACGGTACCCGTTCCTTCAACTACAG GCAGACGGAGTGCCCCACCACTGAACCTCACAGGCCTGCCAGGCACGGAGAAACTCAAcgagaaggagaaggag CTCTGTCAGATGGTGAGGCTGGTCCCTGGAGCCTATTTGGAATATAAAGCTGCTTTAGTGAACGAATGCAACAAACAGGGAGGCCTGAGACTGGCGCAGGCTCGAGCCCTCATCAAGATCGATgtgaacaaaaccaggaaaatctATGACTTCCTGATCAGAGAAGGGTACATCACAAAGGCCTGA
- the TADA2A gene encoding transcriptional adapter 2-alpha isoform X1 has translation MERLASFGNDPFDKPPCRGCSSYLTEPYVKCAECGPPPFLLCLQCFTRGFEYKKHQSDHTYEIMTSDFPVLDPNWTAQEEMSLLEAVMDCGFGNWQDVANQMCTKSKEECEKHYMKHFINNPLFASTLLNLKQAEEAQHNETAIPFQSADDPPRPTFDSLLSRDMAGYMPARADFVEEFDNYAEWDLRDIDFVEDDSDILHALKIAVVDIYHSRLKERQRRKKIIRDHGLINLRKFQILERRYPKEVQDLYETMRRFARILGPVEHDKFIESHARESGRALQPTGTVEFELRREIKRLQEYRAAGITNFCSARTYDHLKKSRDEERLKRTMLSEVLQYIQDSSACQQWLSRQADIDSGLTPTVPVPSTTGRRSAPPLNLTGLPGTEKLNEKEKELCQMVRLVPGAYLEYKAALVNECNKQGGLRLAQARALIKIDVNKTRKIYDFLIREGYITKA, from the exons atggagcGCCTGGCCTCCTTCGGTA aTGACCCCTTTGATAAGCCCCCGTGCCGAGGCTGCTCCTCGTACCTGACGGAGCCCTACGTGAAGTGTGCGGAGTGTGGGCCCCCtcccttcctgctgtgcctgcag TGTTTCACCCGAGGATTTGAATACAAGAAACATCAAAGTGATCATACTTATGAGATAATG acatCTGATTTCCCTGTCCTGGATCCCAACTGGACAGCTCAGGAGGAAATGTCTCTCCTGGAAGCTGTGATGGACTGTGGATTTGGGAACTG GCAGGACGTGGCCAACCAGATGTGCACCAAGTCCAAGGAGGAGTGTGAGAAGCACTACATGAAACACTTCATCAACAACCCCCTGTTTGCATCCACCCTGCTGAACCtgaagcaggcagaggaggctCAGCACAACGAGACTGCCATTCCTTTCCAGT ctgctgatgATCCCCCACGGCCCACCTTTGATTCCTTGCTCTCCAGGGACATGGCTGGGTACATGCCAGCCAGAGCTGACTTCGTTGAG GAGTTTGACAACTATGCTGAGTGGGATTTGAGAGATATTGATTTTGTAGAAGATGATTCAGACATTTTGCATG ctctgAAGATTGCAGTTGTAGATATCTACCATTCCAGGttaaaggaaagacagagaCGGAAAAA aatTATAAGAGATCATGGCCTGATCAACCTCAGAAAATTTCAGA TTCTGGAAAGGCGCTACCCCAAGGAGGTGCAGGACCTGTACGAGACCATGAGAAGGTTTGCCCGGATCCTGGGGCCCGTGGAGCACGACAAGTTCATCGAGAGCCACGCGCGTGAGTCCggcagggctctgcagcccacGGGGACAG TGGAATTTGAGCTGCGCAGGGAAATAAAGAGACTCCAGGAatacagagcagcaggaatcaCCAATTTCTGCA GTGCCCGGACCTATGACCACCTGAAGAAGAGCCGGGACGAGGAGCGGCTGAAGCGCACGATGCTCTCGGAGGTGCTGCAGTACATCCAGGACAGCAGCGCCTGCCAGCAGTGGCTCAGCCGCCAGGCAGACAT tgatTCTGGCCTGACTCCCACGGTACCCGTTCCTTCAACTACAG GCAGACGGAGTGCCCCACCACTGAACCTCACAGGCCTGCCAGGCACGGAGAAACTCAAcgagaaggagaaggag CTCTGTCAGATGGTGAGGCTGGTCCCTGGAGCCTATTTGGAATATAAAGCTGCTTTAGTGAACGAATGCAACAAACAGGGAGGCCTGAGACTGGCGCAGGCTCGAGCCCTCATCAAGATCGATgtgaacaaaaccaggaaaatctATGACTTCCTGATCAGAGAAGGGTACATCACAAAGGCCTGA